A region from the Pempheris klunzingeri isolate RE-2024b chromosome 17, fPemKlu1.hap1, whole genome shotgun sequence genome encodes:
- the ubfd1 gene encoding ubiquitin domain-containing protein UBFD1, with amino-acid sequence MATQDGSEEVVMDTEAKPKEDERPGDDAVKGDTETTSHTGAENATTQDSSISNGDGADDKQEMVDLKIIWNKNKYDLRIPVDSTGAKLKESIHSLTGLPPAMQKVMYKGLLPEDKTLREIKVTNGAKIMVVGSTINDVLAVNTPKEVIQQEVKAEENKKEPLCRQKQHRKVLDKGKPDDIMAAIKGTKERLPTVPLTGMFNKSGGKVRLTFKLEQDQLWIGTKERTEKVPMGSIKNVVSEPIEGHEDYHMMAFQLGPTEASQYWVYWVPAQFVDAIKDTVLGKWQYF; translated from the exons ATGGCGACCCAGGATG GAAGCGAAGAAGTTGTAATGGACACTGAGGCGAAGCCAAAAGAGGACGAGCGACCAGGTGACGATGCTGTAAAAGGTGACACAGAAACTACGTCTCACACGGGTGCGGAAAACGCCACAACTCAGGACTCTAGTATTAGCAATGGGGACGGGGCAGACGACAAGCAGGAGATGGTGGACTTGAAGATTATCTGGAACAAGAATAAATATGATCTGAGAATTCCTGTTGATAGCACCGGAGCCAAACTAAAAGAGAGCATCCATTCTCTCACTG GTCTTCCACCGGCAATGCAGAAAGTGATGTACAAAGGACTGCTTCCAGAGGACAAGACGCTACGTGAGATAAAGGTTACAAATGGTGCAAAAATAATGGTGGTAGGATCTACAATAAATGATGTATTAGCCGTGAATACGCCCAAAGAGGTCATTCAGCAGGAAGTTAAAGCtgaggaaaacaagaaagagCCTTTATGCAGGCAAAAG CAACACAGGAAAGTTTTGGACAAAGGTAAACCAGACGACATAATGGCAGCTATTAAAGGAACAAAG GAACGATTACCAACAGTGCCTTTAACCGGAATGTTCAACAAGTCCGGAGGAAAAGTTAGACTCACATTCAAACTGGAGCAGGATCAGTTGTGGATCGGAACAAAGG AGAGAACGGAGAAAGTCCCGATGGGCTCCATTAAAAACGTAGTGTCTGAACCCATCGAAGGCCACGAGGACTATCACATGATG GCTTTTCAGTTGGGTCCAACAGAAGCTTCTCAATACTGGGTCTACTGGGTGCCTGCACAGTTTGTCGATGCAATCAAAGACACAGTCCTTGGAAAATGGCAGTATTTCTAA
- the rmi2 gene encoding recQ-mediated genome instability protein 2 has product MLNSVKTTGERKRPPPVKVLSGQLRTAESLGPADGCVIRPGAGRSLPASLVWMQGTVLELQRDGDAALLVDETGTFTVQGVKNIPKGKPCLSQGKYVMVMGVIQAVSPEPVIRAVKMADLSALTALHRRMWKLEVEDLQQVLA; this is encoded by the exons ATGCTGAACTCGGTGAAAACAACCGGAGAGCGGAAGCGACCGCCGCCCGTTAAGGTGCTGTCCGGCCAGCTGAGGACGGCGGAGAGCCTGGGGCCAGCCGACGGATGTGTCATCAGGCCGGGCGCGGGTCGCTCTCTGCCGGCCTCGCTGGTGTGGATGCAGGGGACCGTGCTGGAGCTGCAGCGGGACGGAGACGCAGCGCTGCTGGTGGATGAGACGGGGACGTTCACGGTCCAGGGCGTTAAAAACATCCCCAAGGGGAAGCCATGCTTGTCCCAAG GCAAATATGTCATGGTGATGGGTGTCATCCAGGCCGTCTCCCCGGAGCCAGTCATCCGTGCGGTGAAGATGGCAGACCTCTCGGCGCTCACTGCGCTTCACAGACGGATGTGgaagctggaggtggaggaccTGCAGCAGGTGCTGGCCTGA